The sequence ATCGGGCTGCTCCCTAACTCGAAGTTTACTGGTGGTATCGCCAGGCTCAATAAGTTTGGTGAGATTAGTGAAGCAGGATTGCCCGGTCTCTTTGCTGCAGGCAATGTAAACAATGTTGTGGAGACAAATGTCACAGACAAAGGCTATATCCCAACCTAAAATGTATTATTGAGTTAGGGACCTGAAGTTAGAAAGGCTTTACCAAGTAGAGTACAGGATGAGGAGATGAGTGCCAAAGAGGTGAAGGTCTATTCCACCCCCACATGCCCCTGTTGTAGGAGGGTCAAGCAATTCCTTGAGGATAACGGCATCAAGTATAAAGACTTCAATGTCGCTGAAGATCCTGCCGCCCGCGAGGAGATGATCAATAAATGCAAACGATTGGCAGTTCCAACCATTTGCATTTATGGGGAGGTCATCTTGGGTTTCAACGAAGCGCAGCTTAAAGAGAAATTAGGCCTCTAATTTGCCGGAGGAGCTTATGCGTGCACTAATCACTATTGGCAGCGGCCCGGCCAGGGCTGACAGCCACGATCTATGCCGCCCAGAAGCGG comes from Dehalococcoidia bacterium and encodes:
- a CDS encoding glutaredoxin domain-containing protein, which encodes MSAKEVKVYSTPTCPCCRRVKQFLEDNGIKYKDFNVAEDPAAREEMINKCKRLAVPTICIYGEVILGFNEAQLKEKLGL